Proteins encoded in a region of the Scatophagus argus isolate fScaArg1 chromosome 1, fScaArg1.pri, whole genome shotgun sequence genome:
- the ppef1 gene encoding serine/threonine-protein phosphatase with EF-hands 1, giving the protein MGCGTSVATETQGKRVETDDTLKTPSPALTMKAAVLIQRWYRRYMARLEMRRRYTWNIFQSIEYAGEQDQLQLSSFFSFMLDNFTQLNGNGPDLISQLMDPVVDPWLDRETCYNLIPVPESYSGPRLSFPLSVSDTNALLSAFKEQQTLHARYVMQLLYETKKLLKQMPNIIHVSTSYAKEITICGDLHGRLDDLLLIFYKNGLPSGETPYVFNGDFVDRGKKSVEVVLLLFAYLLLYPDHMHLNRGNHEDHIMNLRYGFTKEVMQKYKTHGCEILQLFQDVFSLLPVATVIDGKILIVHGGISDQTDLDYLNTIERHKVKSALRFPRRSLEQLDLGQSCRQVKRMRSTDGSRPCSSHSHVKNHRTPNQRKRRCRLTRQDSAVSTSSSSSSSSSSSSLCSPRTPSCLTPRPCPSSPSVPYAMSVLQVPFLDSLSSVPPPSPPQHEQEWKQVVDILWSDPKTHEGCSPNTFRGGGCYFGPDVTRGLLLQHGLQLLIRSHECKQEGYELCHGGQVITIFSASNYYEEGSNRGAYIKVGGELVPRFYQYQVSRTTRKLTLTQRVRAAEGSALRALKEKLFTHRSELMSGFQQYDQNNTGSVSVSEWAQVLETVLRLDLPWRTLRPHLAHLAPDGSVEYQSCFKDMEPGIPLSQVTPNLAETLFRYRTDIEIIFNIIDKDHSGLISIEEFRHTWRLFSAHLGVDIDDTAIDDLARSIDFNKDGSIDFNEFLEAFRVVHKLDNKDQPLNGKVEGEKYS; this is encoded by the exons ATGGGATGTGGCACCTCCGTTGCTACAGAGACGCAAGGCAAAAGAGTCGAGACGG ATGACACGCTTAAGACTCCCAGCCCGGCTCTGA CTATGAAGGCAGCCGTTCTGATCCAGCGATGGTACCGGCGTTACATGGCCCGTTTGGAGATGAGGCGCAGGTACACCTGGAACATCTTTCAGTCCATCGAATACGCCGGCGAGCAGGACCAGCTACAG CTCTCCAGTTTCTTCAGTTTTATGCTCGACAACTTCACTCAGCTGAATGGAAACGGGCCAG ACTTGATCTCCCAGCTGATGGACCCAGTGGTCGACCCCTGGTTGGACAGAGAAACCTGCTACAACTTGATCCCCGTTCCAGAGTCGTACTCCGGGCCCCGACTGtcgtttcctctctctgtttcgGATACTAATGCTCTCCTCAGTGCATTTAAGGAGCAGCAG ACTCTACACGCCCGATACGTAATGCAGCTGCTGTATGAGACTAAAAAGCTCCTCAAACAGATGCCCAACATCATCCATGTGTCAACATCCTATGCCAAGGAGATCACTATATGTG GTGATCTGCATGGGAGGCTCGATGACTTACTTCTCATATTTTATAAG AATGGCCTTCCCTCTGGTGAGACTCCATATGTGTTTAATGGAGATTTTGTGGACCGAGGGAAAAAGTCAGTCGAAGTGGTTTTGCTCCTGTTCGCCTACCTTCTGCTTTATCCTGACCACATGCACCTGAACCGAGGGAACCATGAAGACCACATAATGAACCTCAG ATATGGGTTCACAAAAGAAGTCATGCAGAAATACAAG ACTCACGGCTGTGAGATCTTACAGCTGTTTCAGGATGTTTTCAGCCTTCTCCCCGTCGCGACAGTCATTGACGGAAAGATCTTGATTGTTCACGGAGGGATTTCAGACCAGACTGACCTGGACTACCTCAACACCATAGAGAGGCACAAG GTGAAATCTGCCTTGAGGTTTCCCAGACGCAGCTTGGAGCAGCTGGACCTCGGTCAGTCCTGCAGACAGGTGAAAAGAATGAGATCGACAGACGGCTCTCGTccctgcagcagccacagccaCGTCAAGAACCACAGAACGCCGAACCAGAG AAAGCGACGCTGCAGGCTTACCCGGCAAGACAGTGCCGTTTCTACTTCTTCGTCCTCCTCATcgtcctcatcttcctcttcgcTCTGCTCTCCTCGAACTCCGTCCTGCCTCACGCCTCGTCCGTGCCCGTCTTCACCCAGCGTGCCTTACGCTATGAGTGTCCTCCAAGTGCCTTTCCTGGactctctgtcttctgtcccccctccttcacctcccCAACACGAACAAGAATGGAAACAG GTTGTGGATATATTGTGGAGTGACCCTAAAACCCACGAAGGCTGCAGTCCCAACACattcagaggaggaggctgctaCTTCGGCCCTGACGTCACACGGGGACTGCTGCTCCAGCACGGGCTCCAGCTGCTCATCAGATCCCATGAGTGCAAACAGGAAGGATATGAGCTCTGCCACGGTGGACAG GTGATCACCATTTTCTCAGCATCAAACTATTACGAGGAGGGAAGCAACCGTGGTGCCTACATCAAAGTGGGAGGAGAACTGGTTCCCCGCTTTTACCAGTACCAAGTCAGCCGCACAACACGCAAACTGACCCTGACTCAAAG AGTTCGAGCTGCTGAAGGCTCTGCTCTCAGGGCCCTGAAGGAGAAGCTGTTCACCCATCGCTCTGAGCTGATGTCAGGTTTCCAGCAGTACGACCAGAATAACACCG GTAGCGTGTCAGTCAGCGAATGGGCTCAGGTGTTAGAGACAGTACTGAGACTGGACTTACCTTGGAGGACGCTGCGTCCACATTTAGCACATCTAGCACCAGATGGCAGTGTGGAGTATCAGTCTTGCTTCAAGGATATGGAACCAGGGATTCCTCTGTCTCAG GTCACTCCAAACCTGGCTGAAACTTTGTTCAGATACAGGACAGACATTGAGATAATATTCAACATTATAGACAAAGACCattcag gTCTGATCTCCATCGAGGAGTTTCGTCACACCTGGCGTCTCTTCAGTGCCCACCTGGGGGTTGACATTGACGACACAGCGATCGACGATCTAGCCCGAAGTATTGACTTCAACAAGGATGGCAGTATAGACTTCAATGAGTTCCTGGAGGCCTTCAGAGTGGTACACAAACTGGACAACAAGGATCAGCCACTCAATGGAAAGGTGGAAGGAGAGAAATATTCATGA
- the si:dkey-163f14.6 gene encoding uncharacterized protein si:dkey-163f14.6, protein MKLRAALVALLCIYTQVCGADRCNGFRHLENGQTFFRYGGLLVIFRCHPGYKLHGYKTNSCVSGHWSRDIPVCVGSGCSNPGPLTHGTSRMNGDGSWAMFSCNSGFRLHGSSMLYCKGHTWNGTTPVCKEFDMMSSVSGFSVQKPDIHQNLQAAVALKSAQQSHYDTLANTASKEANHKFDVFPQMQSQMSSSERIKVTNTKVQLQQHIQFSRCKVKDGRRSHHEAEEQKEGQGAETGSARDDSEVEASWEEAEKVDKVTQMFASKLQLSAPVSSTLSLMSGTEQSTPSPPSFSTAHTPSGTAVANIAVKEKDDVSPSESLMGSSPIADEDQLAETTLKFYPSLSQQGSVDEEEPTETSTQSVSSSAHFIFTSLSSTSSPASSALPLSLPLPSFSASTSSSPSSTQSSMETQLPNVTSPSNMSTTSKHRSHWTKYHNLTLNVTSKPSLPSLSLSRRPVCPYPPVPAHGTFYFRNVENPGPREYRHYIQYACYSGYTLAHGDIHSYCQQGGTWSGITPVCLELTPCSLNNGGCSQLCSHSPHYNQSSNQTQTRTQCHCRPGFTLLDDGRTCRDLDECVEGKHQCQQRCINTFGSFKCGCDDGYQLAHDRTSCTDVDECLQPAAVTGCLFGCVNTPGSFHCQCPVGYSLLSPDSHCQDIDECAVNQGLGPCMEQCHNSPGSYRCSCRYGHILAGNGHSCIAECPPGYRKQPVTTPENSTAQAPREECVDINECEEEKCEWQCVNLPGSHRCICPRGYTLLKDGRNCKDINECSRKNGGCSHLCVNQKGGYKCACPASHRLSPYSWKKCLPRTTTNTAGRDEKQFKIKLNEVQPMEQQLEH, encoded by the exons ATGAAGCTCCGGGCAGCACTGGTCGCTCTGCTGTGCATCTACACTCAAG TGTGCGGAGCTGACAGATGCAATGGGTTCAGACACCTGGAGAACGGGCAGACATTTTTCCGCTATGGAGGACTGCTGGTGATCTTCCGCTGTCATCCTGGTTACAAGCTCCATGGATACAAAACCAACAGCTGTGTGTCTGGACACTGGTCCCGGGACATCCCAGTCTGCGTTG GCTCTGGCTGCTCCAATCCGGGACCACTCACTCACGGGACGAGCAGAATGAATGGGGATGGCTCCTGGGCCATGTTCAGCTGTAATAGCGGCTTTCGGCTACACGGGTCCTCGATGTTATACTGTAAGGGCCACACCTGGAATGGCACGACACCTGTGTGCAAAG AGTTCGACATGATGAGCTCGGTTTCAGGCTTCAGTGTGCAAAAGCCAGACATACACCAGAACCTCCAGGCTGCTGTAGCTCTTAAGTCTGCACAGCAATCCCACTATGACACCCTTGCTAATACTGCTTCCAAAGAAGCGAACCACAAATTTGATGTGTTTCCTCAGATGCAATCCCAAATGTCCAGCAGCGAGAGGATTAAAGTGACTAACACAAAAGTCCAACTGCAGCAGCATATTCAGTTTTCCAGGTGTAAAGTCAAAGATGGAAGAAGATCTCATCATGAAGCTGAGGAGCAAAAGGAAGGTCaaggagcagaaacaggaagtgcgAGGGATGACTCAGAGGTGGAAGCTTCATGGGAGGAAGCAGAAAAGGTTGACAAAGTTACACAAATGTTTGCCTCTAAGTTACAGCTATCTGCTCCCGTTTCGTCTACTTTATCGTTAATGTCAGGAACGGAGCAATCAACACCTTCACCACCGTCATTTTCGACAGCCCATACGCCAAGTGGCACTGCTGTCGCAAATATTGCTGTCAAGGAAAAGGATGATGTGTCTCCCTCTGAATCACTAATGGGCTCCTCACCAATTGCAGATGAAGACCAACTGGCTGAAACTACCCTAAAGTTCTATCCGTCTTTGTCTCAGCAGGGGTCTGTAGATGAAGAGGAGCCCACAGAGACTTCAACACAAAGTGTATCTTCTtctgctcatttcatttttaccaGTCTTTCCTCCACTTCATCGCctgcttcctctgctctcccctTATCACTCCCCCTTCCGTCCTTTTCTGCCTCAACTTCCTCAAGTCCCAGCTCCACCCAGTCCAGTATGGAAACACAACTCCCTAATGTCACTTCTCCTTCAAACATGTCCACCACCAGTAAGCACAGATCTCACTGGACTAAATACCACAACCTCACACTGAACGTCACCTCAAAACCGTCTCTGCCGTCTCTGAGCCTCAGCAGACGTCCTGTGTGTCCATATCCACCTGTGCCTGCCCATGGGACCTTCTACTTTCGTAATGTGGAGAATCCAGGTCCTAGAGAATACAGacattacatacagtatgcCTGCTACTCAGGGTATACACTGGCTCATGGAGACATTCATAGCTACTGCCAGCAGGGGGGCACCTGGAGTGGAATCACACCTGTTTGTCTGG AGTTGACACCATGTTCTCTTAACAATGGAGGTTGTTCCCAGCTGTGCTCTCACTCCCCACACTACAACCAGAGCTCCAATCAGACTCAGACCAGAACTCAGTGCCACTGCAGACCGGGATTTACTCTGCTTGATGATGGACGAACGTGTCGTG ATTTAGATGAGTGTGTGGAGGGGAAGCATCAATGTCAGCAGAGATGCATCAACACATTTGGTTCCTTTAAGTGTGGCTGTGATGATGGCTATCAGCTAGCTCATGACCGGACCTcctgcacag ATGTGGATGAGTGCCTACAGCCTGCAGCCGTAACAGGCTGTTTGTTCGGTTGTGTTAACACTCCCGGTAGCTTCCACTGCCAGTGTCCGGTGGGCTACAGCCTTCTTTCTCCAGACAGCCACTGCCAAG ACATAGATGAGTGTGCTGTTAATCAGGGGCTCGGGCCATGTATGGAGCAGTGCCACAACTCACCAGGATCCTACCGATGCTCCTGCAGATATGGTCACATATTAGCTGGAAATGGGCACAGCTGCATCGCTGAGTGTCCACCTGGCTACAGGAAGCAACCAGTAACAACACCTGAGAACTCAACTGCTCAGGCTCCTAGGGAGGAGTGTGTAG ATATAAATGAGTGCGAGGAGGAAAAGTGTGAGTGGCAGTGTGTTAATCTGCCAGGCTCTCACCGATGCATCTGCCCCAGAGGATACACACTCCTAAAAGATGGGCGAAACTGCAAGG ACATTAATGAGTGCAGTCGAAAGAATGGAGGGTGTTCCCACTTGTGTGTCAACCAAAAAGGTGGGTACAAATGTGCCTGCCCAGCCTCCCATCGCCTTTCTCCTTATAGCTGGAAGAAATGTCTACCAAGGACGACAACGAACACTGCTGGTCGAGAtgaaaaacagttcaaaataaaattaaatgaagtCCAACCCATGGAGCAACAGCTGGAGCACTGA